One genomic segment of Burkholderia pyrrocinia includes these proteins:
- a CDS encoding DNA-deoxyinosine glycosylase, whose translation MLQGFGPVVGPNTHTMILGSFPGEASLDAAQYYAHPRNQFWRLLGTVLGEHGLHELAYDARLERVLAHGIGIWDVLAACHREGSLDSAIRNAEPNDFDSLREHAPLLKRVCFNGKTAGRFADVIGRAGYETLVLPSSSPANAMLSFEQKLVQWRGIRG comes from the coding sequence GTGGTCGGGCCGAATACGCATACGATGATCCTCGGCAGCTTTCCGGGCGAGGCATCGCTCGATGCCGCGCAGTACTACGCGCATCCGCGCAACCAGTTCTGGCGGCTGCTCGGCACGGTGCTCGGCGAGCACGGGTTGCACGAGCTGGCGTACGATGCGCGGCTCGAGCGCGTGCTGGCGCACGGGATCGGTATCTGGGACGTGCTCGCCGCGTGTCACCGCGAAGGGAGCCTCGATTCGGCGATCCGCAACGCGGAGCCGAACGATTTCGATTCGTTGCGGGAGCATGCGCCGCTGCTCAAGCGCGTGTGCTTCAACGGCAAGACGGCAGGGCGGTTTGCCGACGTGATCGGCAGGGCCGGGTACGAGACGCTGGTGCTGCCTTCGTCGAGCCCGGCGAATGCGATGTTGTCGTTCGAGCAGAAGCTGGTGCAGTGGCGGGGGATTCGCGGCTGA